In Sebastes umbrosus isolate fSebUmb1 chromosome 7, fSebUmb1.pri, whole genome shotgun sequence, the sequence CCAAATTGTCAAACTTCATGTTTAAATGAAACTGACTCTTATGTTCAGAATTACTGCTCATACAGTGTATGGTAAAAAATCCAGTCAAACATTAAGAAATGAAAAACCGTCCAGTTCTTATTTTGATTTTTCACACTAACTATATTTTTCTgctttaatattaattttaacCAAATTCTGTTTTACAGCCTATCAACTAACTTATTCAGTGTATTTTCAAAcactatattattttattaggaCAATATATCAGCCTGATTCTTTAGCCTTATAAAAGGCGTTTTATTACAATATAAACAGAGATATCTGcattattctgtattttatCTTGAATTTACAGTCCACATGCATGAGGACACTTCTGGGAAATGTACACTTTCTTTTGCACATTACATGATGCAGGTAATTATATAGTTTTAAAACAAAGTATACATTAGAAATACAGATACTATTATTAACACATAAATGTCTTATTGATACCTCTAAGGAATATAATCAGTATTGATAACTGTTTTATTCCTACGAAAGTCTGCAATGGCGCTAGCTTGACAAATTCTATGATGCAGTTCCTGCCTGTGACCACTGGAGGACAttcaaacttgtgattttaaatacacaagTCAAGTTAGCAACAGGCCATTTTTATTTACCAGTTGTTTGACCAGAAtcattttttaagcattacgccgaattcacaccaggcagcagcacgataattacatttttctgcagcCCGGGAGGcgtattcatgtgtttcaggtgggaaggaattctttgtaacataggtcaacatgtcacaggatctgtttactgaatAGCTGCGGGTATtttctggcttcacttttccgATAAATGTTAAACCATTCCCAACTTTTAGTTTTgccgcacttcgccgcagaatcaaacggcTGCTGCTCGCTGAGCTCGGGAGCGGCCGTCGCAGCTTTTCATAAATATCGCATGGCGGTTTGTCGCATGCCGcactttgctgctgctctggtgtgaattcggcgttACCGGTTCCTGAGTCTACCTCTATGTTGATGCTAGGAGATGTTGATCTGTATATTTAAAATCATGagtgccctctagtggtcaCTGTGAAGAACGGCAACATTAAATGCGTCAAATTAGCATCAATGCAGCCATGTCGGCGCAGGAAAACGAAGTGGGGTGCTGAGAGAGCTGCAGCACTTTTTTTCTGTAGCCATATTGTTAAACTACAATGGAACTTTAGAAAATATATATCATTAGAACATATTTTATACTGCCTCCACGGAGACTGTCTCCTCATCTCCTGTATGAAATGGCTGTATGCTGCATTATTATTAACTATAGTAACCTGGTTATGGGTCATCCATACACCGCATTCCCTCTTCCTGTCCTCGTAGTTCTCATGCATTAGCTCCGTGTTGTTGACTGTGTTGTTGTGGCTGCTTCGACAAACCGATTGAATTCAAGTTAGCTTTTCTAAAATCAGGATTCAgctttctgaatctgctcttttgatttacagaatatggTTTTAAGGGGCAAACATTGCCGGAAGACAGCTGTGATTATGTAGgctatataataaaataattattatagcaAGTTTTGTCTTTAAGTTTTTTTGGGCATTATCTATAGCAATTAATAAttgtccaaaatgatgtaaaattgcatagttttgaGTCAAATATTTTCAAATTCCCTGGGGAACACCTAAACCCTCTAAAAACCCAGGGggaaacctgaaaatgagtgtaaaatgttgttaataACTAGCCTTTTAAATATAGATGGTCCTCGTCACTCAAATTATagcaaaaaacatgaatgttgtGCAGCATTTATATGGCATCATTATATAGGCTAGACTGACTTTCTCTCAGCACCCCCAACAAGCGTCCATAGCCTACatgaaatgtgtgaaaatatagaaaatagcTACAGTTTCCACTGACTGACACCCTTGACAAGGTCACGTTAAAGAAAAGCAGTGCTCCTCTGTTGTTCTGTTAATACAGGGTGGGGTTTCATACATAAACAATAAGTCGGCCTGTTGTTTTCCCTTCTCACCCAGTGAATTTTTGCAGGTCTCCAGCCCACTAAAAGATGCAGACAGAGACTTCAAGAAGAAAATCTTCtcactttaaaatgaaataggtttatttaatttcaatttcaGAAGAAATCATCCAGAGAAACAAACCCTTCTCTTTTAATAATCTGCATCTAATAATCTGTAGGCCTACAACAAATATCATCTGTGGCAACAAATAAACAGTCTTTTTAGTATATTGTAAAATTGAGGTTTCTGGCTTTTGGAAACATTACTCACTGAGGATCAAATCACAGCACGGCCTTTGATGAGGGCTTCACTTTCCTGCCAGTGTTAAAACTGGAGCGTCAGATTACAGCCGGCACTCTCACGGGTTTTGTGATGCTGCCCAGATTGTGTGATTTAAATGTCTGTTTGTTGAGTCGGGATGTTTCAGGTCGATCAGATAGAGTCGGCTCTATCAGGCAGATCTAAGTGTGGCGGTTGGTCCTGAGCCATTAAAAGTCTCTGAGCGCAACGACCTGCGGGAGACAGCCACAAAGCTCAGGAGGGTTGCACAGAGGTATGTGTGATAAAGAAAGTTTTCCTGCAAACATGACAACTGAGAGATGAGGTCGAAAATGAGGTGAAATAAGGGAGCTTCTCGTGGATCTTGCTATGATTTAAATGCCATATTATTGCCAAATGTATGATAAAAAATCAACATGACACACAAGAATTGTTTTGGGTGTGTACACGTGTTTTTCACAGACCCACAAGCGTATGATTTCACCTTAGCCTATATCTTAAAGAAAGTCAGGTGACTGAAACACAAGCACAGACTAAACAGTGGCTAAATAGGTCATTTGCTGGGTGGGATTTGTAAAATAAGCAGGACGGTAATGAGTTCACCGTATGTATTCATTTCATGTGCATGTGGCCATCTGATCCTGTTTGTTTTGAATGGCACGTTCACTGAATGGCACGTCTGCTTGTAAGCATTTCATACTTGATTTCAGCTCTACCTCATCAGAGGGAAGCAGTGAATAGCAAACACCTGCAGCCAGATGTGTTTCTCAGGGCTGTTAAGTGTTTGTACGGCTTCAGTTCCGGATCTGAGTCTGACACATGAGGCCACAGGATGAGTCTAAACCGAGTGAGGTATATCACGGGTGGGAAGGGAACAACAATCCAAGCACATAATAGGCTATTCTTATGTGCTGGTACCAAAACatactttgtttttcctgaAATCATCactattatattgtttttttcttattaaatgTACACAAAAAGACAAGTCATAGACAGATTGCACAGGGTCGGATCAACCCACAGGGAAGCCCCGGGGCAGAAATGAGCTGTGAGCTccccacacccacacatatTCCCCAAACCTATTTTGCCCAGAGCCCCAAAAACCAACCAGTATTTCTGAATAAtaagcctttttcacagcagacatcttGACATTTTGACACTGTCTATGGTACCGTTCTATTCATGTGTCCAAGTAATCCATAACAGATTATTTTCATCCAAATTTGATGcaaaattgaaacaaatttCTAGAAAAATGCAGAGTGACATGCAATTGCATCCACTGCTGTTATGTGGCAAcgtgtcctcatacaacggttcgtattatatcttacgaaaagttattcctcatttttcattttccagtgacacgtgatgcacgtgtcaatttccgattccagtcttttcaaaacaaacttacgtttaggcaacaaaactagttagagcaagattgtggtttgggtttaaataacacggAAGTGGAGTAACTTGAGTTTGGAAGTTACGTAAAAAATAAaccaatgttgacttctggttccaTATACCTGGCTCGTTCTCATTCaaagggcgtcaaataccaaagCTTTATCACGGCCGATGGCGTTCGGTACCGCTGTACAAGGCACCCTTCAGCGCTGGTATGACACGCatcgggcgttccattaactatgaTCTGATCTGCGGAAACAGTAAACGCACAGGAACAGTGTGCTGGGTCTGTGGTGACATGGTTTAAGgaatgaaaagacacacaccgggcgggtgggaggggagatggatgggtccaacaaacacagggctttcatccaggagaccactgtttgtatcccgtgcgttaagtttcactttcatgttttaatcagctgtttgtttgtgtcccatgttcacgacattcagtgtcatttgcactgtacaaacgtagtaattttaagcccaaccatatagttctatcctaaacctaactatagtggttttgttgcctaatcctaaagtgacgccaaagggTGTGATAAAGAGGGGGTATGTGACAATTTGGGACGAGGCCTCCTCGGCGAAAGTCTGGTGCCTTTTGACCCACcgatccaccccgacctcctctctatcactctttacttcctggttcacaattacgtggattacatactaaTTTATTATATGGGaaatatacgaattacagtgcattacttttcgtaggtatagctacgaacggtgcatgagaacagcctgtactTGGATAAGAGACAACGCAACAAGATGACGTAATTAAAAGAGGGCCAGTCGTACCTCAAACAATGGAAAACAATGTGGAAAACATGAAGGTAATatgaaatttatatatatttcatttattaatttgagGAAGGTTACAGTCATTGTTCGTCTATTCAGTGGAAGCTTGAGTGACGTTTAAGTCTCATGCTTCGTGTGCTTCATGATTAATTTATTTCCGTTTTCCATTGTCTCTCCACTCAGGTTGTGCAAATTGAAAAGGCAcataaaaacaggtggatgaaaacgccagcatgcacaatacagGCACCCTGAAACTGaggcagctaaatggaattcagccatctttATGATTCACACCTGCATTCTTCCGACTGTAACATGTCTAAATGTCCTTTCCTAACCTGAACCAAGCATTGTAGTTGCATCACCTTCATCATTCTACCAAGGACTCTACCGCCATGCTAGCAGTTCTGTGAGGCTGCAATATTCATTGTTAAGGAAACCAAACTGTTACAAGTACTgaaccaacccggtctcacgagAAGGCgcataaatagcacgacattacacggacattccgcatGTCACGAGGACGCATTTTTGGCTTTTATGTCTCTTGCACGCCACAtttcgcatgtcatttttacaccgtgcaacaaaactacagcaacgtccgcagttaggttgaggcaacaaaaccacttagttaggttaaaaTAAGagcgtaaactaagtaaaatgcatatggaaacaacgtagaataagtacggaaaaacaagtgacaaacgtcactgaaAAACAGGTGACAAAATGtcactaacaaaaacaaaacaccggtctcgaacaccagtctcctgtttaaaagttctgtgtttgttggacccatccacctccccacacACCCGcctggtgtgtgtcttttcattcTTTATCCCGCctataagcagtctttctcactttttattctacgtcactagctttGAGCGTTGCATATTTACgtgaatgtgtttacattgcagtcagtacagactacatagcAGAACTTCAGGTATCAGTAGATTTTGACACAGTCTATAAGACAGGGCATCAAAGACTAACAAGGTGAAAAAGCTGGAGCCACCTAAGGGCCCGTACCATTCCAGTGTTGTGTTTTACAAGTGTGTATTACCTAAAGATTTGTAATTAAACAAATTACCACTCAGTAATTGTCATCCAGACAGCCTGGGGCCCTGGGGGAAGATGCCTATTTTGCCCGGTTGTTAATTCAGCCGCGGTACCGCAGATGTGTCTAATGCTGCATCTGGTTTTTCAGAGTACGTAAGAGAATGAAGACAGTGGAGGTAAAGAAACTTTGAAACTTCATCTTCTGAGGAAGATCGTGTGATTGGTGTGTTTCGTCAAGATTCAAAGGTGCACAGCAGACAAAACAGGCAGTGAAACTATTTATTGCACGGTATTCTGTCTCATTCTTCTGTTGAAGGAAAGACTTCAAGGCAAAGtaataagaaagaaagaaagataataAGTTGTTGGTTATATTGTCAATCAAATAGCCGCAAACTAGATTGTTATTGATTGAAACCACCAATCAATTGAGTCAGAAACTGGATTAGTTTTCAGCTATTTCTTCTTGGTACTTTGCATATAATCCTTTCATTCTTTTGTACCATTGCAAATTGAGGTTTGGGCATTTTAAAGGATCAGGCTGGCTCTATTctatagttgttgttgttttttatattcttaTCATTAACACAtccaatgaaaagaccaaaagcaAAAAGGAATTGATCCTTCAGTGAAGCATTGCCTGGTATTTATCTGTTCCACAAAGCCCaatgttgtccaaaaactgctaaaacacacataaataagccacactgttgcactgggtgacattaATGAACATGggtactgtagtttattttgagtaaatccaacaaacaccgtcctgctgctgtaaatacagaCTAGAgaaacaaatgtgtgttaatACGCCActaaaaatagtccccaacgaAAGCACTATTTACTTCTGTTTGAGTAATATTTGCTAAAAACAATGCCCACCTGCTTTAGGAAACtatttggcctttttttttttttttttaaattaaactttatatttgtgacttgtttttaaagattcatGTTTTcagacaacacattctcatcccaactcgtcacatactgacactttgtcagaccccttggcgtccGTTTTTGGTCACAGTTAACAcatgcttaacgttgtgaatcaaactaaaacacttgcttaggtttatgcaacaaaatcacttagttaggtttaggaaaaacaacatggttgggcttaaaacaactttgtttacagtgaaaatgtgattgacgttgtgaacacgggacacaaacgaacagctgattgaaacgtgaaagtgaaaacttaacgcatgggacaccaacagtagtctcctggatgaaaatctagtgtttgttggacccatccacctctcctcctgccCGCCCTTTATGTCTCTTTTGCTAcaccaccacagcactttctctgagtgtttacatggtagttaatggaaagcccagttcgtctcatacaggcgctaaagggtgccttgtgcggcggtatcgaacgaTGACGGCCATGACAatgcgtcggtatttgacgccctgggaatgagaacgggctgcttCAGTAAGAACCAATGTGCTTGGACTGAGTGCTACAAATTGGATTGTAAAGTATCTGGTTTTTATCTGATTATCTAAGTATCTGATTTATTGACAGTTAGAAAACTATTGCTCAAGGCTATAACATCACTCCTCATACCGCTTTGCATAGATCACTTTAAAGGTCAAGAAGTCTGCAGAAGaggaatatataatataatataactcttgttttgttaGATGGATTGCAGTAAAATAAAAGGTTGAGTGGGTTATCTCAGGGCAGAGTaacaaactataaaacacactcGAGGTTCCACTTTTACCTTCTGCAGCGCTGAACACACCAATGAATGCCTTCACTCTAAGTGATGCCTTGTGCATCACAATTACCCACACACAGCCCCGCATCAGACCGTGAGTTGACTTTTATGTTCATGTGAATGTGGGCCACAGCAGCAGCCGATGACAGCTTAATTCGAGGGCTGGGCCCCCCCTGCTGAGGCCCACCGTTTGTGTGAGCTGACAGACGGAGATCAGACCGAAGAGAGACGAGTGGGAACCCTCCGAGTACGCTCAGGTTTCTGGGCGCCGTGAAAAGATTTGTCCAGGCCATTCAGATCTGACGGAGTTTCCCATGTTCGGCACTGCAGCGGGGGTTTTTGTCAAAGTGTTCGGATAATGAGTCCCTCTATCTTTCTCATCTGTGCACACACAACAGATACAAGCGAGGCTGATGTTGTGTTTAGTTTAGGTCCCTGTTGCCACCAAAAACTACACGCCTCAGTGTTGAACTTTTCTCTCGTCACATACCAGAAGAAGAGGGGGTCCATCCAATTACTTTGGAAAAGGCAGGAAACAGGTAAACAGGTGTAGAAAAAAGAGAAGTGGGGATGAAATGAGCTGGAAAGAGGGGTGACCTCAGTTTAAAAGGGGTTGGGTAAAAGAGGTTTTGAGCCAACATGAGCGGCTGAGGTAAAAGGGGGCAGAGGGAGCAGGATAAGAAGGATTAAGGGACCTGAGGAAAGACGGTTGTACTACTTTGATAGAGGTCAGAGCGTGCAGCAGTCGAGGAAACAAGCGAGGCTTTGCGGGgacattgtttttgaacatCTAATTTTGAGATAAGTGCTGTTTTCTTTACACTTACCTGAGGAATGTGGTTAATGCAATGTTGACCTTCTGAAGATGACAGTGGGCAAACCTCTCTCAGGTGCGGAAATGACACGAATGTGCCTCGTCTTCCTGCTGATGAGTAACGCCGCTTCGGTCTCCACGCAGTTTAATGGGTACAACTGTGACGCCAGCTACCACAGCAGGTTTCCTGGTGAGAATACTATCATGTAATAGCTTTTCTCTTTACAATCCAGACACGCTTCTGCCTGCAGGGGTGGAACACAGGTACAACTTTAATGCAAGGTTTATAACACGCCGTGATGTAGTTGTAAGCAAATATGaggacattttcaaagtgtTTGTTAATATACTTGTCATCAATTATAACTCCTCCTAAGAAGCGTCTATAACTGGTGtataaacaattaataaatactTAGTAATACAGTATAACACGTGATATGATTACACACATGAACAGAGCTTTCAGTgtgatttaaattatttattaactgTATAATGTACAAAATGTTTATGAATGAATTTATAACTTATGAAGACAACTTATTATATGATTACAATTATGTTATATTACATCATCATGCATTCATTAACTGGTGATACCAGAGTTTTAAAGGAAGAGTTGTAATTTTTGATAactatgtaaataaatagaaaaatgttcttatatctgtttacaattacattataatgtgttttaaaccatttattaatggGGTCTATATTGATAATAAATGCCAAATTGGACAGTTAAAACTGGGAAAAGTTAAAAATTGGAAGTGCAATTTACTCACGTACGTTTCTTAAGTAGCCTACAATTTTAATGGTACTTCTTGTACTTTATTCTTATGTTTGGCAGCTTTATATGCTGTAAATAGTGTACTTTCtactttaatatatttaatctgATGGTTTAGATCAAAACAAATAGTAAGATACAAATTTTATATCTTGTTATACATTTAACTACCAAATTAGCTCCACTTGAACTAGCTACAGCATTAAAATGATACTTATCAATGAGGGGGAAATTATGTACGAGTacattacttttgatacttaaagtatatttttctgataaagtAAAATTGTTTTACTATTGAAGACACTGAGATCATGTCCTCCTACACAGTTTCATAGAAATAATTGAACAGCTACCTGAATAGCTAgaatgtaaattaaataaattaaataatattttagaGACTTTATTTTGTGCACCTAAAATCCTTCCTACCACCCTAAAGCGGAtagacaaaataacataaacagAACAAACTTGGAAGCAACTAAATATCACCCACTATATAAAATAGGTTGAAAACTTTCTTATGGATGTTTCTGTAATTTGGGTGATTTGAGCTTCATTAGTTGTCTCATATTGATTTGAAAATTCACATTGTGCTGATTGTCAAACCTCTTTTATAGCTGGTGAATACAGGTAAGTGGATTTCAGCCTTACTTGTCTCACATTGAGCAGTGGTTGTAATTAAGTTACTACGGATTTAAAGATTTGTTTTCCCCACAGTATCCAAGTAACAGGTCCTACTGGGTTTCAATCCCACCATCTAATCAGGCACTATTTTCCTTCTGAGATGTCAGATTAATGCTTGTAGGATGGTGAGGCAGCAGTGCTCTCGGCTGCTGTgcctgattcgactgttatcaggccattaaataggtgttatcagtcgctataagcaccatagatgtggaacagtaggggcctactacaaagtaaaagtgaaaaatgtaacacgttctaatgtttaggcaacacaactacaacttctttagggaaaaaaacattgttttggcttaaaataagtaagtttgaaaagtgaaagtgaaacttaacgcttgtgaacacaaacccTGTGTCGTGTTCCTCCATCAACCCCAACCTCCACCCCATaggagtttcacgctgtctatactacagcacctaaTTTAATAACATGTGATAGCTGTTTAGGACTCATAAATGTATCTGCAAACAAGTGACAACCATTAGGGAAACAGTGCTCGCAAATTGCTTTTGTGAAACGTTCTTTTAAGCGTTAACACTTCTTCCTCTGTCCCTCCAGGTGAGCGGGACATCAGTGTGTACTGCGGGGTTCAGACCATCACCTTGAAGATCAACTTCTGCCCCGTGCTCTTCTCCGGCTACACCGACGCAGATTTGGCCCTGAACGGTCACCACAGCGACTCCCAATGTCGTGGCTTCGTCAACAACAATACCTTCCCCACAGCGGTCCTGTTCAGCATCAGCCTCAGCACTCTGGAGGCCTGCGGTAACAGCCTGGTGGTAAAGAACACACCAACACGAGCACATGGTGTTAATATAATCAATAAGCAGCTTCATCGTGTTGTTTATTGACTCGAGAGAAAGCAAAGTGATGTGACTGAgatgtctctctctgcaggtcaGCACAGCCTACGGGGCCAATGCCTATGGGAACATGTCTCTGGTACAAATTGGGAATGTCTCAGGCTATATCGACACCCCTGACCCGCCAGCTATAATCAGCTACCTGCCCGGTTTGTTGTATAAATTCAGCTGCAGCTACCCACTGGAGTACCTGGTCAATAACTCCCAGCTGGCATCGTAAGTTGCTGCCAAACAAAATCATGTCCAAAAGACAGCTTGACTTTCAGAAGTTACTCAGTGGATTTTGCATtaagatttattcatttaattaggAATTAATTAAGATTTGTTTATTGTTCTCCTAAACTGTGGTGACAATTAAGCGTCTGGTTTAAAAGCCTGAGTGGGTTTGTGTCTTATGGTATTCTGAGAACCATTCATTTTAGAATATGCATATTTTCCTTAATGACTTTAATGCTAATTCACATGCAAATACACCTCTAAATGTTCAGCCGCATAAAGCAATTGAAATAAATGTGTTGAATCTATTCACAGCTCCTCTGCTGCCGTAGCAGTCAAGGACAGCAACGGCACATTTGTGAGCACGTTGAGTATGATCCTGTACAACGTGAGTACATAGCTTTGTCCAGCCTTTAATATGCAATCATTTCCATTGCAATGCATTCACTTTGAAGCTTTGGATTAGGAGGGATATCTTTTTAATGTTCATAATCTTTGAATCAAGTTAGTGGTGAATCTGTTGTATGTAACAGTTAGCCAGTTAGGAGGCTAACTGAAATATCACCAGGTTTATCCTtacatatttaatttactgtcaacatatcccatgaaaagatcagaaccaacaatgaatttaatgtttttttcattacaatGAACCTGGGCACTgtggtttattttgagtcaatcctgGCTGCTGCAAAttctcactagagcaccaaatgtgtattaatccgccactgaaaatagtccccaacaaatgcagcATCTATTCCTGTTTGAATGACGCTTGCTAAAAACTatagtgcccagctgttttagggaATTAATATGCctttttaaaacatgtaagtatattttagtgatgtgtttttaaagagttACATCTCAATAGGAACAAGCGGGGCTGAGAGCCACAAACAAGCAGAAAGTAGTGAGAGACGGTCTAAAACATTGTTGGTTTTCATCTTTTCAGGGGATTTATTGCCAATAAccaaaatatagaatatcaccagccttATCATTTAAAAACTCATTATTTCAGGACTATTTTTTAATTGATAGATGACTATTTCAggattatttcatttaatttcaattttcCTATTTCATCttttgagtggaaaaactaacctttttctttttctcttgacttttacttttttcaacacagGATTCAACATACAATCAACCTCTCTCTATTCCAATGGCTGGATTGGCTCTGAAAACCAGAGTATTTGCTGCTGTAAAAGCCACAAACTTAGACAAACGGTAAGAAATAACCGATTATTCACTATTGAATATTGATTTTCTCCTAAGAAGTCTTAAATATTGCTCATATAGCAGACTTTTTTCCCATTACAAGAACAACTTCAGCAAAGCAAAGGTGATattttggtcaatcacagcatcTTTCCCACCATAATTTTTACAGATTTAGTCCTTTTTTTTCTATGGTTTGCCGACATTCATTATGCCATTATGTTATTATTCTACATGAAGGCGCCAGTCTGCAGCAGAGAAAGCCCTGATCTGTGTTTTCCCATGTGCAGTTAGATCTCTATCCTCCATCCCGTCTCACAGTTTTGTCCCTCTGCAGGTGGAACATCTTGATGGACTACTGTTACACAACCCCCTCAGGGAATCCTAATGATGAACTCCGCTATGACCTTTTCTTTgggtaatctttttttttttcctcatcaagaTGATGACTTGATAAAACACAAAAGGGAGTCATTACCCATTCAGGCTGTCCAAAGGGCTTATCCCTTATGAAtgctacttcttttttttctctctcaaagAGTGCTTAAGCATAAATCTAGATGTCAAATCTGTCATtttcagtgtgtgcatgtacatatgtgtgtatctgtgtgttctTCTCTTTTGACTCAGCTGCTACAAAGACCCACAGACGACAGTTTTCGAGAATGGGAAGAGTCAGATGGGACGTTTTTCCTTTGAGGTTTTCCGTTTTGTTAAACACAGACACCAGAAGATGTCGATTGTGTTTCTGCACTGCGTCACCAAGCTTTGCCGGGCAGACGACTGCATCATGCTCATACCGGTAAGTGTAAAAAATCATGTTTGTGTCTCCTGACCTCAATGAGGACTGAGATCTGATGATGTGATTTGCAGATTTGTGGGCGACGGCGCAGGCGGAGTGAAGAGCAGAGCCTTGATTCCCTGCCAGCGGCATCTGGGAACGCCGTCATCACCGCTGGACCAATCATCACCAGGAGTGGTATGACCAATAAACTgactcttaaaggaatagttagacattttgggaagtaAGTGTATTCGTTTTCTTGTTGAGCGTTAGATAAGATTGATACCAGTcaccattaaatatgaagctctCGCCAGCAGCCAATTAAGTTAGCTTTGTATATAACTCATTAAAACGTGACTAATTAActtgttatatcttgtttgtttaatttgtacaaaacaaaacaaaacaaaacacgaagaataaaagctttagaggggctggtaggtggatttttaGAAAGATTGGAAATGGGGAAACCGCTAGCCTGGTTAGTCTCTCACATAAtcttctgtacaaacttttacacatacatacatacatacatacatacatttttacactttggtttctGTACAGATTAAAGAAACctgatataacatgttaattcaTGAGCTTTAGGGGTGCTAATAGACAGATTGTGTTACCTCTGGACAGAGCCATGCTGACTGTtt encodes:
- the LOC119491916 gene encoding zona pellucida-like domain-containing protein 1, whose amino-acid sequence is MTVGKPLSGAEMTRMCLVFLLMSNAASVSTQFNGYNCDASYHSRFPGERDISVYCGVQTITLKINFCPVLFSGYTDADLALNGHHSDSQCRGFVNNNTFPTAVLFSISLSTLEACGNSLVVSTAYGANAYGNMSLVQIGNVSGYIDTPDPPAIISYLPGLLYKFSCSYPLEYLVNNSQLASSSAAVAVKDSNGTFVSTLSMILYNDSTYNQPLSIPMAGLALKTRVFAAVKATNLDKRWNILMDYCYTTPSGNPNDELRYDLFFGCYKDPQTTVFENGKSQMGRFSFEVFRFVKHRHQKMSIVFLHCVTKLCRADDCIMLIPICGRRRRRSEEQSLDSLPAASGNAVITAGPIITRSDETPVNNSQLASGDPSQPMNPVTSALVSGVVILGGVSVGFLLLSLRLLQKSRLPTTTASGVWNPTFK